Proteins encoded together in one Plutella xylostella chromosome 17, ilPluXylo3.1, whole genome shotgun sequence window:
- the LOC105380403 gene encoding alkyldihydroxyacetonephosphate synthase isoform X1 — protein sequence MSAIPSAPEKIENKMDNNDNVNTRTETGENNKLHNDKKKKTDPNSVSTVIKVKSVIPRRRQDLLKWHGWGYNDSKFTVDYKKEMITFTGNRYAIGGKFLPNFIPFVLEYFDIDLNKERSCPRNVQPQLPKSYHPSRLPANIKEELEKIAPVSVEGLDRFVRAHGQTLRDIAQVRANSFKRIPDAVVWPTSHDEVEAIVRLACKHNLVIIPYGGGTSVSGAITCPAREPRPILALDTSGMNSILWIDKEQLLARIQAGIVGQDLEREMRARGFTVGHEPDSYEFSTLGGWVATRASGMKKNTYGNIEDLIVQTKVVTPKGVIEKGCSVPRISSGPEWEHVIMGSEGCFGVVTEVTLKIRPLPPVVRYASLVFPDWDSGFHFMREVARHRLQPSSIRLMDNEQFRFGLALKTESSWGGVFLEGLKMAYITRIKGFNPRTLAVVTLLIEGATDEVNAREKRLNSIAAQTGGVPAGATNGERGYTLTFVIAYIRDMALDWNIVAESFETSVPWERTLALCRNVKWTVRQECEKRGIKYYLTSHRLTQTYDAGCCIYFYFGFNSVGMRDPVAAFEEIEEAARDAILASGGSISHHHGVGKVRKKWYKETVGELGRELLLAAKKTLDPDNIFALANMAFDEHDADTSPPVKSKL from the exons ATGTCAGCAATACCTAGTGCACCggaaaaaattgaaaataaaatggaCAATAATGATAATGTAAATACACGAACTGAAACtggtgaaaataataaattacataatgataaaaaaaagaaaactgaTCCAAACAGTGTAAGCACagtgataaaagtaaaaagtgtgattccTAGACGAAG ACAAGATCTGCTGAAATGGCATGGCTGGGGCTACAACGACTCCAAGTTCACCGTCGACTACAAGAAAGAAATGATTACGTTTACAGGAAACAG ATACGCGATAGGCGGCAAGTTCCTGCCCAACTTCATTCCCTTCGTGCTGGAGTACTTCGACATCGACCTGAACAAGGAGCGCTCGTGCCCGCGCAACGTGCAGCCACAGCTGCCGAAGAGTTACCACCCGAGCCGACTGCCTGCCAACATCAAG GAGGAGCTCGAGAAAATAGCGCCAGTGAGCGTGGAGGGGCTGGACCGGTTCGTGCGCGCGCACGGGCAGACCCTGCGAGACATCGCGCAGGTCCGCGCCAACAGCTTCAAGAGGATCCCCGACGCCGTGGTGTGGCCCACGAGTCATGATGAG GTAGAAGCGATAGTCCGTCTCGCCTGCAAGCACAACCTGGTGATCATCCCGTACGGCGGCGGCACGTCAGTCTCCGGCGCCATAACTTGCCCGGCGCGCGAGCCCCGGCCCATTCTAGCGCTCGACACCAGCGGCATGAACTCCATACTGTGGATCGACAAGGAGCAGCTGCTGGCCCGGATCCAG GCAGGAATAGTTGGCCAAGACCTGGAGCGCGAGATGCGAGCCCGAGGCTTCACTGTCGGCCACGAGCCCGACTCCTACGAGTTCTCCACACTAGGCGGCTGGGTCGCCACCCGAGCCAGTGGCATGAAGAAAAACACTTACGGAAACATAGAAGACCTCATAGTGCAGACGAAAGTGGTGACCCCGAAAGGAGTGATTGAGAAAGGGTGCAGCGTGCCGAGGATCTCGAGCGGGCCCGAGTGGGAGCACGTGATCATGGGCTCGGAAGGGTGCTTCGGTGTTGTTACTGAG GTGACCCTCAAGATCCGTCCCCTGCCGCCGGTGGTGCGCTACGCGTCGCTGGTGTTCCCCGACTGGGACTCCGGCTTCCACTTCATGCGCGAGGTGGCGCGGCACCGCCTGCAGCCGTCCAGCATCCGCCTCATGGATAATGAGCAG TTCCGGTTCGGGCTGGCGCTCAAGACCGAATCCTCTTGGGGCGGCGTGTTCCTCGAGGGACTCAAGATGGCGTACATCACGCGCATCAAGGGGTTCAACCCGCGCACACTCGCCGTCGTCACTCTGCTCATAGAGGGCGCCACCGACGAGGTCAACGCGCGCGAGAAGAGACTCAATAG CATAGCGGCTCAGACTGGCGGCGTGCCGGCGGGCGCCACCAATGGAGAGAGAGGATACACGCTCACCTTCGTCATCGCCTATATTAGA GACATGGCGCTAGACTGGAACATCGTGGCCGAATCGTTCGAGACGTCAGTCCCGTGGGAGCGAACGCTGGCGCTCTGTCGCAACGTGAAGTGGACGGTGAGGCAGGAGTGCGAGAAACGCGGCATCAAGTACTACCTCACCTCGCATCGGCTTACGCAGAC GTACGACGCGGGGTGCTGCATCTACTTCTACTTCGGGTTCAACAGCGTGGGCATGCGCGACCCGGTGGCCGCCTTCGAGGAGATCGAGGAGGCCGCGCGCGACGCCATCCTCGCCTCGGGGG GCTCAATATCGCACCACCACGGTGTCGGTAAGGTCCGCAAGAAGTGGTACAAAGAGACCGTCGGCGAACTAGGCCGGGAGCTTCTACTGGCGGCCAAGAAGACCCTGGACCCCGACAACATCTTCGCACTAGCCAACATGGCATTCGACGAACACGACGCAGATACAAGCCCGCCAGTCAAAAGCAAGTTATAA
- the LOC105380405 gene encoding protein BUD31 homolog, protein MPKVRRSRKPPPEGWELIEPTLEELEQKMREAETEPHEGKRKQESLWPIFKIHHQKSRYIYDLFYRRKAISRELYQFCLDEKIADGNLIAKWKKTGYENLCCLRCIQTRDTNFATNCICRVPKSKLEEGRIVECVHCGCRGCSG, encoded by the exons ATGCCCAAAGTGCGTCGTAGCCGTAAACCTCCACCAGAAGGCTGGGAATTGATAGAGCCAACACTTGAAGAATTGGAGCAGAAGATGCGCGAAG CTGAGACTGAGCCGCATGAAGGGAAGAGGAAACAGGAATCGTTGTGGCCGATATTCAAAATACACCATCAAAAATCCCGTTACATCTACGATTTGTTCTACCGAAGGAAAGCTATTAGTCGTGAGTTGTACCAGTTCTGCTTAGATGAGAAGATAGCTGATGGAAACCTCATAGCTAAATGGAAGAAGACTGGATATGAGAATCTGTGCTGTCTTCGGTGTATACAGACGAGAGATACTAACTTTGCTACTAATTGCATTTGCAGAGTGCCTAAAAGTAAACTGGAAGAGGGTAGGATTGTTGAATGTGTGCATTGCGGTTGTAGAGGATGCTCAGGCTAG
- the LOC105380404 gene encoding innexin inx2 produces MIDLFMPFRAFLKFENVCTDNNVFRMHYKVTVIMLLVFTLLVTSKQFFGEPIHCMSYDSDKNVDAINSYCWIYGTYTLASRLQGIEGKHNAYNGVGPGNMEDDAQIKHTYYQWVCFVLLGQAVMFYTPRYLWKIWEGGRLKALAADLSSPMVTKDWSEFRRGELVSYLNNANYNAHNLYALRYAFCEILNLVNVVGQIFLLDAFLGGAFRNYGAAVAAFAHRPRIPNKYESFESVNPMDKYFPKLTKCWIRNFGPSGDIELKDRLCILPLNIVNEKIFAILWFWLIALAFVSTISVVFRILVLTMPPFRTMMVMGQLRYVKRSMVAKIIKRFGFGDWFILYYLGKNMNPLIYKELIVELYKALEDKTVTV; encoded by the exons ATGATAGACCTTTTCATGCCCTTTCGGGCTTTCCTCAAGTTTGAAAACGTATGCACGGACAATAATGTATTTCGTATGCATTATAAGGTGACCGTGATCATGCTGTTGGTTTTTACTTTGTTGGTGACTTCAAAGCAGTTCTTTGGGGAGCCGATCCACTGCATGAGCTACGATAGTGACAAGAAcgttgatgccattaacagctACTGCTGGATCTATGGCACTTACACGTTAGCCAGCCGACTTCAAG GCATAGAAGGCAAGCACAATGCATACAATGGTGTGGGTCCAGGCAACATGGAGGACGATGCGCAGATCAAGCACACATATTACCAGTGGGTTTGCTTTGTGCTGCTCGGACAAGCCGTCATGTTCTACACCCCTCGCTACCTCTGGAAGATCTGGGAGGGAGGCCGGCTGAAGGCACTTGCTGCAGATTTGT caAGTCCAATGGTAACCAAAGACTGGTCAGAGTTCCGTCGAGGCGAGCTGGTGTCCTACCTCAACAATGCCAATTACAATGCACACAACCTCTATGCCCTACGCTATGCATTCTGTGAAATTCTTAACCTGGTGAATGTG gtcGGACAAATATTTCTCTTAGATGCATTCCTTGGAGGAGCATTCCGGAACTATGGTGCAGCTGTGGCAGCTTTTGCTCATAGACCACGCATCCCAAACAAGTATGAGAGTTTTGAATCAGTCAACCCAATGGATAAGTATTTTCCTAAGTTAACTAAATGTTGGATCCGTAACTTCGGTCCATCAGGTGACATAGAACTGAAAGATCGTCTGTGTATTTTGCCTTTGAATATTGTAAATGAGAAGATATTTGCCATTTTATGGTTCTGGCTTATTGCTTTGGCATTTGTATCAACGATTTCAGTTGTATTTCGCATTTTGGTGCTAACTATGCCTCCGTTTCGTACAATGATGGTGATGGGTCAGCTACGCTATGTGAAGAGAAGTATGGTAGCTAAAATAATCAAACGCTTTGGATTTGGTGATTGGTTTATACTATATTATCTGGGAAAGAATATGAATCCCCTTATTTACAAAGAGTTAATTGTAGAGTTGTATAAGGCTTTAGAAGATAAAACTGTTACAGTTTAA
- the LOC105380403 gene encoding alkyldihydroxyacetonephosphate synthase isoform X2, whose protein sequence is MSAIPSAPEKIENKMDNNDNVNTRTETGENNKLHNDKKKKTDPNSVSTVIKVKSVIPRRRQDLLKWHGWGYNDSKFTVDYKKEMITFTGNRYAIGGKFLPNFIPFVLEYFDIDLNKERSCPRNVQPQLPKSYHPSRLPANIKEELEKIAPVSVEGLDRFVRAHGQTLRDIAQVRANSFKRIPDAVVWPTSHDEVEAIVRLACKHNLVIIPYGGGTSVSGAITCPAREPRPILALDTSGMNSILWIDKEQLLARIQAGIVGQDLEREMRARGFTVGHEPDSYEFSTLGGWVATRASGMKKNTYGNIEDLIVQTKVVTPKGVIEKGCSVPRISSGPEWEHVIMGSEGCFGVVTEVTLKIRPLPPVVRYASLVFPDWDSGFHFMREVARHRLQPSSIRLMDNEQFRFGLALKTESSWGGVFLEGLKMAYITRIKGFNPRTLAVVTLLIEGATDEVNAREKRLNSIAAQTGGVPAGATNGERGYTLTFVIAYIRDMALDWNIVAESFETSVPWERTLALCRNVKWTVRQECEKRGIKYYLTSHRLTQTYDAGCCIYFYFGFNSVGMRDPVAAFEEIEEAARDAILASGGSISHHHGVGKVRKKWYKETVGELGRELLLAAKKTLDPDNIFALANMAFDEHDADTSPPVKSKL, encoded by the exons ATGTCAGCAATACCTAGTGCACCggaaaaaattgaaaataaaatggaCAATAATGATAATGTAAATACACGAACTGAAACtggtgaaaataataaattacataatgataaaaaaaagaaaactgaTCCAAACAGTGTAAGCACagtgataaaagtaaaaagtgtgattccTAGACGAAG ACAAGATCTGCTGAAATGGCATGGCTGGGGCTACAACGACTCCAAGTTCACCGTCGACTACAAGAAAGAAATGATTACGTTTACAGGAAACAG ATACGCGATAGGCGGCAAGTTCCTGCCCAACTTCATTCCCTTCGTGCTGGAGTACTTCGACATCGACCTGAACAAGGAGCGCTCGTGCCCGCGCAACGTGCAGCCACAGCTGCCGAAGAGTTACCACCCGAGCCGACTGCCTGCCAACATCAAG GAGGAGCTCGAGAAAATAGCGCCAGTGAGCGTGGAGGGGCTGGACCGGTTCGTGCGCGCGCACGGGCAGACCCTGCGAGACATCGCGCAGGTCCGCGCCAACAGCTTCAAGAGGATCCCCGACGCCGTGGTGTGGCCCACGAGTCATGATGAGGTGG AAGCGATAGTCCGTCTCGCCTGCAAGCACAACCTGGTGATCATCCCGTACGGCGGCGGCACGTCAGTCTCCGGCGCCATAACTTGCCCGGCGCGCGAGCCCCGGCCCATTCTAGCGCTCGACACCAGCGGCATGAACTCCATACTGTGGATCGACAAGGAGCAGCTGCTGGCCCGGATCCAG GCAGGAATAGTTGGCCAAGACCTGGAGCGCGAGATGCGAGCCCGAGGCTTCACTGTCGGCCACGAGCCCGACTCCTACGAGTTCTCCACACTAGGCGGCTGGGTCGCCACCCGAGCCAGTGGCATGAAGAAAAACACTTACGGAAACATAGAAGACCTCATAGTGCAGACGAAAGTGGTGACCCCGAAAGGAGTGATTGAGAAAGGGTGCAGCGTGCCGAGGATCTCGAGCGGGCCCGAGTGGGAGCACGTGATCATGGGCTCGGAAGGGTGCTTCGGTGTTGTTACTGAG GTGACCCTCAAGATCCGTCCCCTGCCGCCGGTGGTGCGCTACGCGTCGCTGGTGTTCCCCGACTGGGACTCCGGCTTCCACTTCATGCGCGAGGTGGCGCGGCACCGCCTGCAGCCGTCCAGCATCCGCCTCATGGATAATGAGCAG TTCCGGTTCGGGCTGGCGCTCAAGACCGAATCCTCTTGGGGCGGCGTGTTCCTCGAGGGACTCAAGATGGCGTACATCACGCGCATCAAGGGGTTCAACCCGCGCACACTCGCCGTCGTCACTCTGCTCATAGAGGGCGCCACCGACGAGGTCAACGCGCGCGAGAAGAGACTCAATAG CATAGCGGCTCAGACTGGCGGCGTGCCGGCGGGCGCCACCAATGGAGAGAGAGGATACACGCTCACCTTCGTCATCGCCTATATTAGA GACATGGCGCTAGACTGGAACATCGTGGCCGAATCGTTCGAGACGTCAGTCCCGTGGGAGCGAACGCTGGCGCTCTGTCGCAACGTGAAGTGGACGGTGAGGCAGGAGTGCGAGAAACGCGGCATCAAGTACTACCTCACCTCGCATCGGCTTACGCAGAC GTACGACGCGGGGTGCTGCATCTACTTCTACTTCGGGTTCAACAGCGTGGGCATGCGCGACCCGGTGGCCGCCTTCGAGGAGATCGAGGAGGCCGCGCGCGACGCCATCCTCGCCTCGGGGG GCTCAATATCGCACCACCACGGTGTCGGTAAGGTCCGCAAGAAGTGGTACAAAGAGACCGTCGGCGAACTAGGCCGGGAGCTTCTACTGGCGGCCAAGAAGACCCTGGACCCCGACAACATCTTCGCACTAGCCAACATGGCATTCGACGAACACGACGCAGATACAAGCCCGCCAGTCAAAAGCAAGTTATAA